The Salmo salar chromosome ssa06, Ssal_v3.1, whole genome shotgun sequence genome window below encodes:
- the LOC106608177 gene encoding 4-galactosyl-N-acetylglucosaminide 3-alpha-L-fucosyltransferase 9: MVSGVVRVVLFSILGLGGFLTLFVMYYQSAPSQICPPQPALPRHYSKPPENSSLSKKQPEPDKPIMLLWFWPENRRFDFSDCTTFFNIDGCQLTDDRSLYNKADGVLIFHKSIKHDLSNLPPSPRPPFQKWIWYHVESPTNTIRIPGLENLFNLTLSYREDADIPVRWRLTARKGLGEDFVLPRKDKLVCWIVSNNNPATGTAVRDNYYRELVKHIKVDLFGKAFARFLRYEDYYSTLSSCKFYLSFENSVHRDYITEKLNGPLAAGTVPVVLGPPRQNYEDFVPGDSFIHVNDFPNAKALAEFLLKLDKDDEAYLRYFQWHEHFSAQRHLVQLSQEFIQAICYACDHVGKHKEYRVVHDIYKCFAALTLAHVSCSTSHHPATLFWIHHTTTPLDSPPDPVYPVPTSASISSFLQLI, translated from the exons ATGGTTTCTGGAGTTGTACGTGTTGTCCTGTTCTCGATCCTTGGTCTAGGAGGATTTCTGACGCTGTTTGTAATGTACTATCAATCAGCTCCATCTCAGATCTGCCCTCCCCAACCTGCTTTGCCACGTCATTACTCAAAGCCACCTGAGAACAGCTCCTTGTCTAAGAAGCAGCCAGAACCAGACAAGCCCATCATGCTGTTGTGGTTCTGGCCTGAAAACCGCAGGTTTGATTTTAGCGATTGCACCACTTTCTTCAACATTGATGGCTGCCAACTGACAGATGACCGGTCTCTGTACAACAAGGCAGACGGGGTGCTCATCTTTCACAAatccatcaaacatgatttatccAACTTGCCTCCATCACCTCGACCACCATTCCAGAAGTGGATCTGGTACCATGTGGAATCACCTACAAACACAATTAGGATACCTGGTCTAGAGAACCTTTTCAACTTGACCTTGAGTTATAGGGAAGACGCAGACATCCCTGTACGTTGGCGCTTAACTGCAAGGAAAGGCCTGGGTGAGGACTTTGTGCTGCCCAGGAAGGATAAATTAGTTTGCTGGATTGTGAGTAACAATAACCCTGCAACTGGAACAGCAGTAAGGGATAACTATTACAGAGAACTTGTCAAACATATTAAGGTGGATCTCTTTGGAAAAGCCTTTGCAAGATTCTTGAgatatgaggactactactcaaCACTCTCCAGCTGTAAGTTCTACCTCTCCTTTGAGAACTCAGTCCACAGAGACTACATCACTGAGAAGCTAAACGGACCACTTGCGGCAGGAACTGTGCCAGTAGTATTGGGCCCACCGAGACAGAACTATGAGGACTTTGTCCCGGGAGATTCCTTCATCCATGTTAATGACTTTCCCAATGCAAAAGCCCTGGCTGAATTCCTGCTGAAGTTGGACAAGGATGATGAGGCATATCTGCGCTACTTTCAGTGGCATGAACACTTTTCTGCTCAGCGACATCTGGTTCAACTGAGTCAAGAGTTCATCCAAGCTATTTGTTATGCCTGTGACCATGTAGGAAAACATAAGGAGTACAGGGTTGTTCACGATATTTACAAATG TTTTGCCGCTCTGACTCTGGCTCatgtctcctgttccacatctcaccaccctgctaccctgttctggattcaccacaccaccactccattGGATTCCCCTCCTGACCCTGTTTACCCTGTTCCAACCTCAGCCTCCATATCTAGTTTCTTACAACTCATCTGA